The following coding sequences lie in one Syngnathus scovelli strain Florida chromosome 1, RoL_Ssco_1.2, whole genome shotgun sequence genomic window:
- the ccdc85b gene encoding coiled-coil domain-containing protein 85B, which produces MSNEGELLTRELSKMSDEDLLACSKEELLSRLRKEESEKISALIQRGRLIKEVNKQLQGHLLEIRELKVINQRLQEENVELRDLCCFLDDDRLKVKKLAREWQHFGHHAAKVMREDLGGYLKKLAELERTQDGLVKENLDLKELCLVLEEECVSRSDSSPGGSTELALQCMVARDLGDGSSSTGSVGSPDQLHLVCSPDD; this is translated from the coding sequence ATGAGCAACGAAGGGGAGCTCCTGACGCGGGAGCTGTCCAAAATGTCGGACGAGGACCTGCTGGCGTGCTCCAAGGAGGAGCTGCTGAGTCGTCTGCGCAAGGAGGAGTCTGAGAAGATCTCGGCGCTCATTCAGCGGGGGCGTCTCATCAAGGAGGTGAACAAGCAGCTCCAGGGCCACCTGCTGGAGATCCGCGAGCTCAAAGTCATCAACCAGCGTCTGCAGGAGGAGAACGTGGAGCTGCGGGACCTGTGTTGCTTCCTGGACGACGACCGACTCAAGGTGAAGAAGCTGGCTCGTGAGTGGCAGCACTTTGGCCACCACGCTGCCAAGGTCATGCGCGAAGACCTGGGTGGCTACCTGAAGAAGCTGGCTGAGCTGGAGCGCACCCAGGACGGCCTGGTCAAGGAGAACTTGGACCTGAAGGAGCTGTGTCTGGTCCTGGAGGAGGAGTGCGTCAGCCGGAGCGACTCCAGCCCCGGTGGGTCCACCGAGCTGGCCTTGCAGTGCATGGTGGCTCGGGACCTGGGGGACGGCAGCTCCAGTACGGGAAGCGTGGGGAGTCCGGACCAGCTCCACTTAGTGTGCTCGCCAGATGACTGA
- the fosl1a gene encoding fos-related antigen 1a isoform X1 — MYRGHGRANPAYTGGASGSNSASLESTTTSTTQEQKLTMASSSQFVPSLNAITTNQDLQWLVQPSLMHPPGPSRSPVPPYPSLSRACSQGPPPPSHLHFIRPGVIRASANQAAGTTRRRNDEHLSHEELERRRIRRERNKLAAAKCRNRRRELTDTLQNETDQLEDEKSRLQKEIAELQKQKEKLELVLEAHRPICKIQDSDSDSDASAALSSLAGIKMEPEDYSVPGPSRLKQPARAERPKPKITIPTKTSTSSSSSTLAVSQESESLHTPVLTSTPSLTPFTASMIFTYPSAPVDAPHQAPQPCGVAHRRSSSSGDQSDHSLHSPTIITL, encoded by the exons ATGTACCGAGGTCACGGACGAGCCAACCCGGCGTACACGGGCGGCGCTTCTGGGTCAAATTCCGCTTCCCTGGAAAGCACCACCACTTCCACGACACAAGAGCAG AAGTTGACCATGGCCAGCTCCAGCCAATTTGTTCCAAGCCTCAACGCCATCACGACTAACCAGGATCTCCAGTGGCTGGTCCAACCCTCCCTTATGCATCCGCCAGGTCCTTCCCGCTCCCCGGTGCCACCTTACCCATCCCTGTCCAGGGCATGCTCGCAGGGTCCACCGCCACCCTCCCATTTGCACTTCATCCGTCCAGGCGTCATCAGAGCGAGCGCCAACCAGGCGGCGGGTACGACACGGCGTAGGAACGACGAACAC ttGTCTCACGAGGAGCTGGAGAGACGGAGAATAAGGAGAGAGCGCAACAAACTGGCGGCGGCCAAATGCCGCAATCGCCGTCGCGAGCTGACCGATACACTGCAAAAC GAGACCGACCAGCTGGAGGATGAAAAGTCACGTTTGCAGAAGGAGATAGCCGAGTTGCAAAAGCAGAAAGAGAAGTTGGAGCTGGTCCTGGAGGCTCACCGTCCCATCTGCAAAATCCAAGACTCCGACTCCGACTCGGATGCCAGCGCCGCGCTCTCGTCCTTGGCGGGCATCAAGATGGAGCCCGAGGACTACAGTGTGCCCGGACCGTCGCGACTCAAGCAGCCCGCCAGGGCAGAAAGGCCCAAACCAAAGATCACCATCCCCACCAAGACGTCCacctcatcttcatcatcaaccCTGGCCGTCAGCCAAGAGTCTGAGTCCCTGCACACCCCCGTCCTGACCTCCACTCCCTCCCTCACCCCCTTCACGGCCAGCATGATTTTCACGTACCCCTCGGCCCCGGTGGATGCCCCTCATCAGGCCCCGCAGCCTTGCGGCGTGGCGCACcgacgcagcagcagcagcggcgatcAATCGGATCACTCCCTGCACTCGCCCACCATCATCACACTGTGA
- the fosl1a gene encoding fos-related antigen 1a isoform X2 codes for MYRGHGRANPAYTGGASGSNSASLESTTTSTTQEQLTMASSSQFVPSLNAITTNQDLQWLVQPSLMHPPGPSRSPVPPYPSLSRACSQGPPPPSHLHFIRPGVIRASANQAAGTTRRRNDEHLSHEELERRRIRRERNKLAAAKCRNRRRELTDTLQNETDQLEDEKSRLQKEIAELQKQKEKLELVLEAHRPICKIQDSDSDSDASAALSSLAGIKMEPEDYSVPGPSRLKQPARAERPKPKITIPTKTSTSSSSSTLAVSQESESLHTPVLTSTPSLTPFTASMIFTYPSAPVDAPHQAPQPCGVAHRRSSSSGDQSDHSLHSPTIITL; via the exons ATGTACCGAGGTCACGGACGAGCCAACCCGGCGTACACGGGCGGCGCTTCTGGGTCAAATTCCGCTTCCCTGGAAAGCACCACCACTTCCACGACACAAGAGCAG TTGACCATGGCCAGCTCCAGCCAATTTGTTCCAAGCCTCAACGCCATCACGACTAACCAGGATCTCCAGTGGCTGGTCCAACCCTCCCTTATGCATCCGCCAGGTCCTTCCCGCTCCCCGGTGCCACCTTACCCATCCCTGTCCAGGGCATGCTCGCAGGGTCCACCGCCACCCTCCCATTTGCACTTCATCCGTCCAGGCGTCATCAGAGCGAGCGCCAACCAGGCGGCGGGTACGACACGGCGTAGGAACGACGAACAC ttGTCTCACGAGGAGCTGGAGAGACGGAGAATAAGGAGAGAGCGCAACAAACTGGCGGCGGCCAAATGCCGCAATCGCCGTCGCGAGCTGACCGATACACTGCAAAAC GAGACCGACCAGCTGGAGGATGAAAAGTCACGTTTGCAGAAGGAGATAGCCGAGTTGCAAAAGCAGAAAGAGAAGTTGGAGCTGGTCCTGGAGGCTCACCGTCCCATCTGCAAAATCCAAGACTCCGACTCCGACTCGGATGCCAGCGCCGCGCTCTCGTCCTTGGCGGGCATCAAGATGGAGCCCGAGGACTACAGTGTGCCCGGACCGTCGCGACTCAAGCAGCCCGCCAGGGCAGAAAGGCCCAAACCAAAGATCACCATCCCCACCAAGACGTCCacctcatcttcatcatcaaccCTGGCCGTCAGCCAAGAGTCTGAGTCCCTGCACACCCCCGTCCTGACCTCCACTCCCTCCCTCACCCCCTTCACGGCCAGCATGATTTTCACGTACCCCTCGGCCCCGGTGGATGCCCCTCATCAGGCCCCGCAGCCTTGCGGCGTGGCGCACcgacgcagcagcagcagcggcgatcAATCGGATCACTCCCTGCACTCGCCCACCATCATCACACTGTGA
- the yif1a gene encoding protein YIF1A isoform X1 produces MDLPHHGYRASKQRGRGTPTGAESMLFDDTSTSGMNTRGYYTPGYNMAGPPSDMQAGATNLFADPMANAAVMYGSSLANQGKDMVNKEISRFMSVNKLKYFFAVDTRYVLKKLMILMFPYTHQDWEVRYHRDTPLTPRQDINAPDLYIPTMAFITYILLAGMALGIQKRFSPEVLGLCASTALVWVIIEVLVMLLSLYLLTVHSDLSTFDLLAYSGYKYVGMIFTVLCGLLFGSDGYFVALAWSSCALMFFIVRSLKMKILTSLTSDSMSTNTSAKPQVRMYITMVTALFQPIIIYWLTSHLVR; encoded by the exons ATGGATTTGCCACATCACGGATACCGAGCAA GTAAACAGAGGGGCCGCGGCACTCCTACGGGCGCCGAGTCCATGTTGTTCGATGACACCAGCACCTCAGGCATGAACACTCGGGGCTATTACACTCCAGGCTACAACATGGCGGGGCCCCCGAGCGACATGCAAGCGGGAGCCACCAACTTGTTTGCCGATCCCATGGCCAACGCCGCAGTCATGTACGGGTCGTCCTTGGCCAACCAAGGCAAGGACATGGTTAACAAAGAG ATTAGCAGATTTATGTCTGTCAACAAGCTGAAATATTTCTTTGCTGTGGACACCAGATACGTGCTGAAGAAACTCATGATCCTCATGTTCCCATACACACATCAG GATTGGGAAGTTCGCTACCATCGAGACACTCCGCTAACCCCAAGACAAGACATCAACGCACCTGATCTTTACATACCAA CAATGGCTTTCATTACCTACATTTTACTGGCTGGAATGGCCCTTGGCATTCAGAAAAG GTTCAGTCCCGAGGTGCTAGGACTCTGCGCCAGCACGGCCTTGGTGTGGGTCATCATTGAGGTCTTGGTGATGCTCCTCAGTTTGTACTTGCTGACAGTACACAGCGACCTCTCCACTTTTGACCTTCTTGCCTACAGCGGATACAAATATGTCGG AATGATCTTCACCGTGCTCTGCGGCTTGCTATTTGGCAGCGACGGCTACTTTGTGGCGTTAGCCTGGTCCTCTTGTGCCCTTATGTTCTTCATT GTGCGTTCCCTGAAAATGAAGATCCTGAcgtcgctgacgtcggactccatGTCCACCAACACCAGCGCCAAACCCCAAGTGCGCATGTATATCACCATGGTGACCGCCCTCTTTCAGCCCATCATCATTTACTGGTTAACCTCTCACCTGGTCAGGTGA
- the yif1a gene encoding protein YIF1A isoform X2 — protein sequence MLFDDTSTSGMNTRGYYTPGYNMAGPPSDMQAGATNLFADPMANAAVMYGSSLANQGKDMVNKEISRFMSVNKLKYFFAVDTRYVLKKLMILMFPYTHQDWEVRYHRDTPLTPRQDINAPDLYIPTMAFITYILLAGMALGIQKRFSPEVLGLCASTALVWVIIEVLVMLLSLYLLTVHSDLSTFDLLAYSGYKYVGMIFTVLCGLLFGSDGYFVALAWSSCALMFFIVRSLKMKILTSLTSDSMSTNTSAKPQVRMYITMVTALFQPIIIYWLTSHLVR from the exons ATGTTGTTCGATGACACCAGCACCTCAGGCATGAACACTCGGGGCTATTACACTCCAGGCTACAACATGGCGGGGCCCCCGAGCGACATGCAAGCGGGAGCCACCAACTTGTTTGCCGATCCCATGGCCAACGCCGCAGTCATGTACGGGTCGTCCTTGGCCAACCAAGGCAAGGACATGGTTAACAAAGAG ATTAGCAGATTTATGTCTGTCAACAAGCTGAAATATTTCTTTGCTGTGGACACCAGATACGTGCTGAAGAAACTCATGATCCTCATGTTCCCATACACACATCAG GATTGGGAAGTTCGCTACCATCGAGACACTCCGCTAACCCCAAGACAAGACATCAACGCACCTGATCTTTACATACCAA CAATGGCTTTCATTACCTACATTTTACTGGCTGGAATGGCCCTTGGCATTCAGAAAAG GTTCAGTCCCGAGGTGCTAGGACTCTGCGCCAGCACGGCCTTGGTGTGGGTCATCATTGAGGTCTTGGTGATGCTCCTCAGTTTGTACTTGCTGACAGTACACAGCGACCTCTCCACTTTTGACCTTCTTGCCTACAGCGGATACAAATATGTCGG AATGATCTTCACCGTGCTCTGCGGCTTGCTATTTGGCAGCGACGGCTACTTTGTGGCGTTAGCCTGGTCCTCTTGTGCCCTTATGTTCTTCATT GTGCGTTCCCTGAAAATGAAGATCCTGAcgtcgctgacgtcggactccatGTCCACCAACACCAGCGCCAAACCCCAAGTGCGCATGTATATCACCATGGTGACCGCCCTCTTTCAGCCCATCATCATTTACTGGTTAACCTCTCACCTGGTCAGGTGA